The Salvelinus fontinalis isolate EN_2023a unplaced genomic scaffold, ASM2944872v1 scaffold_1362, whole genome shotgun sequence genomic interval TGCCGCGTGGGGAATCCTAGGCGGCGTGTTTCAGCTTGTTCTTGATCTGTGAGTTGTTGAGATTCTGGATGGTCAGATAGCTAGCTACGATGACAAGAGGCTGCCGCGTGGGGAATCCTAGGTGGCGTGTTTCAGCTTGTTCTTGATCTGTGAGTTGTTGAGATTCTGGATGGTCAGATAGCTAGCTACGATGACAAGAGGCTGCCGCGTGGGGAATCCTAGGTGGCGTGTTTCAGCTTGTTCTTGATCTGTGAGTTGTTGAGATTCTGGATGGTCAGATAGCTAGCTACGATGACAAGAGGCTGCCGCGTGGGGAATCCTAGGCGGCGTGTTTCAGCTTGTTCTTGATCTGTGAGTTGTTGAGATTCTGGATGGTCAGATAGCTAGCTACGATGACAAGAGGCTGCAGCGTGGGGAATCCTAGGTGGCGTGTTTCAGCTTGTTCTTGATCTGTGAGTTGTTGAGATTCTGGATGGTCAGATAGCTAGCTACGATGACAAGAGGCTGCAGCGTGGGGAATCCTAGGTGGCGTGTTTCAGCTTGTTCTTGAGACCacgtcttgttttgaggtgtgaCTGATTTCATGGCAATGCTAATAGGGCACAAATGTGCTATCTAGCTAAACAACAACTGTAACAATATATAtgagagacaagtgctcattgtgcaaatttatttgttttcaataaacactGGAGCTGAAATAGTTAACATGttatcaacaatctaagccaacccgtctgttttgccccatagttgtgcAGGCGTCCCTTTTGTTTCTAAACAACCAACCCCTCTATTGGTTGTTGGAAATAACAATATTTTCCATTAAAACATGTGGAGCTTCGAAAATAGAATTAGAATTTAGAACAAagtcaaaaacaaacatttagcTGTGAGCTAGACAAGTTGTTGTACTAAGAAGTTTTGTGGTTGGAATGTATTtattgtatgtatgtatttaaTTGGAGAATTTAGATGTGAGCTAGCAACTTTTGAAAGACTGGTTTTCTTTGGACAAACAAAATACGGTTGCTTGGCAACATGATACAAACTCGGATAGATGTAAAAGGGATGGAATGAATGATTGAATGTACACATGTGAAGATGGCAGAAGGGCCATGGAGTAGGGAGTGGATTAGATAAAGAGAGCGGTACTCAGGTTAGTCATTTAATGATGTTTGAACAAAAATGTACTTAGGCAGTATTATACCAGAGTATTATACCAGTGTGCAGACAgatttatgtttttgttctacaTTATCCTGTCTGATCCAGCATTTGGGACAAGGGGCTTTTATGGATGTGCACATACCACTCCATTAAATGAAATGATGTCTCCCTTACCTAAGGCCATTGTGCAGGTCTGACTAGAAACTCTATCGCTCTCCAtcttatcatcattattatctgAAGTTATGGAAGCCATCGCCCAACAGATCACCTTGAATTAGTTGTTGTTTTTAAAGCGACTTTGAGACGCTGCTGTAATGAAAAGCTCTATATAAAATAAATGGACTATTATTATTACCTTGACTGCCCAGATGGACTGCTCCAGCGGGTGGAAGAGTTTGAAACAGAAGCCGTCCTTCTTTGAGGGTCTCTCGATGAGCTCACAGGCGTTGAGCAGCACCGTGCCCACCCACTGGCCGTTCTTATGGGTCTTGTAGATGAGAAGAACCCCCGGCTTCAGCACACACCACAGCTTGGTCCAGCTCTTCAGAGTACCCCGGATCTGAGGTGCAGACACgtggccaaacacacacactcagacataaAATACACCAAACATCATGTCTAATAAACTATGTTCAAATATCTATTTCACTTTTGAAAATTCTGGAGAAACTTCAATAGATTATAGCAGATTCTTATGGCTTTACAGTTTGTTGCATGTACAGTAATATTCAAGTAATTGCAGCACATGGCCCACGCTGTGTACAGTCCAGAAACAAGAAGTAGGGCAAGTCGAACCTTGAGCCAGTCAGCCATGACAATAACAGAGGGGTCTGTGATGGTGCTGAGGAGCTCCTTGGTGGCTCTTTTCTTCTCTTCACGGTAGTTCTTCTTCTGTACCTGCAGGGGCCACACACAAACATCACGctacagtgtttcccctagctGTACCTGCAGGGGCCACACACAAACATCACGctacagtgtttcccctagctGTACATGCAGGGGCCACACACTAACATCACGCTACAGTGTTACCCCTAGCTGTACCTGCAGGGGCCACATAAACATCACGCTACAGTGTTACCCCTAGCTGTACCTGCAGGGGCCACATAAACATCACGCTACAGTGTTACCCCTAGCTGTACCTGCAGGGGCCACACATAAACATCATGCTACAGTGTTCCCCTAGCTGTACCTGCAGGGGCCACACACAAACATCATGCTACAGTGTTACCCCTAGCTGTACCTGCAGGGGCCACATAAACATCATGCTACAGTGTTACCCCTAGCTGTACTGGCTGGTCTCTGCTGTTAGTCTCCCTACTTACCTTGAGCGACTCCTTCTTGGTGAGCTTGTTACCGGACGACGAGACATCCTTGTCGGAGCCATTGTAGAGCTTGGACTCTGACtgtggagacatggaggaggaagtgagctTATAATCAGCTGGGAATGGCTCACTAGTACCCTTCTAACCTATGAGACAAACAGCTTCTGTTTCTGGTCACACTAGGATAGAAGTCTTACTGTATTACTGGATGTGATGAGCATGTGGGGAGCTGTCTGGCCCAAAACGCAGAGCTGTCTGGCCCAAAACGCAGAGCTGTCTGGCCCAAACTGGGGAGCTGTCTGGCTCAAACTGGGGAGCTGTCTGGCTCAAACTGGGGAGCTGTCTGGCTCAAACTGGGGAGCTGTCTGGCTCAAAACGGAGAGCTGTCTGGCTCAAACTGGGGAGCTGTCTGGCTCAACATGGGGTGGGTGGGTGCTACACATTGGCGGTTGGATGAGGTGAGTTACCCCTCTTACTATGTAAAGCACTTTGAGTCCCTGGGAAAACATTCCCATCCAATAGACTGCTGTATTAGAGTTGGCTGGGCGACACTCAAACTTTAGCACCAGTCAGATTGAT includes:
- the LOC129849079 gene encoding oxysterol-binding protein-related protein 8-like, translating into MDDVWADWFLSSGFDRGKEDSLPPKEDSSHSISKSKSESKLYNGSDKDVSSSGNKLTKKESLKVQKKNYREEKKRATKELLSTITDPSVIVMADWLKIRGTLKSWTKLWCVLKPGVLLIYKTHKNGQWVGTVLLNACELIERPSKKDGFCFKLFHPLEQSIWAVKGPKGEAVGSITQPLPGSHLIFRATSESDGRCWMDALELALKCSGLLKRTMIREGKEELASTAGESSQINFYSLLRAHNMQGFQ